In one window of Frigoriglobus tundricola DNA:
- a CDS encoding glycosyltransferase family 4 protein: MVEPHARDVRVVTAGMAPDRFPWPFPAERRAPPTPGRLRVLFAGLTHEWMKGFHVLRIACARLWAVRRDFEVVVTDAAPEDRPVEPWARYAGWQSQADLPGQMTGADLVVVPTVAQEALGRTAVEAMAAGKPVVASRIGGLPFTVTDGATGLLCAPNDPADLGAKIAALLDDPTLRARLGAPPAGSGSRSTTPGPRSSSGTTAPCSATRGPAGPQCPQAPRTRESHRTLSSSRWSWPSRLLRPRRLRCSNRLPVLSRSGACWRSATGPPTNWSGRSRRTGGRPSRPPTGCCSTTAARRTTRRPTAPSASGTGGGSSGSSRPSLAGTWPTRTTGRSRPSIRRSGSSSRATPTSCSARRRSRSRPGAGPGRSASSST, encoded by the coding sequence ATGGTCGAGCCGCACGCGCGGGACGTGCGGGTGGTCACGGCCGGGATGGCCCCGGACCGGTTCCCGTGGCCGTTCCCGGCCGAGCGGCGCGCCCCCCCCACCCCCGGGCGCCTGCGGGTCCTGTTCGCCGGACTGACGCACGAGTGGATGAAAGGGTTCCACGTGCTCCGGATCGCGTGCGCCCGGCTGTGGGCGGTGCGCCGGGACTTCGAGGTAGTGGTGACCGACGCCGCACCGGAGGACCGGCCCGTGGAGCCGTGGGCCCGGTACGCGGGCTGGCAGTCGCAGGCCGACCTGCCGGGCCAGATGACCGGAGCCGATCTGGTGGTCGTACCGACGGTCGCCCAGGAGGCACTGGGCCGCACGGCCGTCGAGGCGATGGCGGCGGGCAAGCCGGTCGTGGCCAGCCGCATCGGCGGGCTCCCGTTCACGGTGACTGACGGGGCCACGGGCCTGTTGTGCGCCCCGAACGACCCGGCGGACCTGGGCGCGAAGATTGCCGCCCTCCTGGACGACCCGACGCTGCGGGCGCGGCTGGGCGCGCCGCCGGCCGGGTCCGGTTCGAGGAGCACTACGCCTGGCCCGCGCTCGTCGAGCGGCACTACCGCCCCTTGTTCGGCGACCCGGGGGCCGGCCGGCCCTCAGTGCCCCCAGGCGCCCCGGACACGGGAATCGCACCGGACGCTGTCGTCGAGCCGCTGGTCGTGGCCGAGCCGGTTGTTGCGGCCGCGCCGGCTGCGGTGCTCGAACCGGTTGCCGGTTCTGAGCCGGTCGGGTGCGTGCTGGCGGTCCGCGACCGGGCCGCCGACGAACTGGAGCGGACGCTCCAGACGTACCGGTGGCAGACCGTCGCGCCCGCCGACCGGGTGCTGCTCGACTACGGCAGCGCGCCGGACCACGCGGCGGCCTACCGCGCCCTCGGCGAGCGGTACGGGTGGCGGCTCGTCCGGGTCGAGCCGCCCGAGCCTCGCTGGCACCTGGCCGACGCGTACAACCGGGCGGTCGCGGCCCTCGATCCGGCGGTCCGGGTCGTCTTCAAGAGCGACACCGACATCCTGCTCGGCCCGG
- a CDS encoding AAA family ATPase, protein MGKSTLVAEFARRAAHDRGFLAAKRVLAVDARHTPPTRPAPKLTAVLEHTAPHADLVVCLDGLHELLLPAHRESNRPVLLAALARARCHLVAPLTPREFDDLAPDDPAFAEFFSVVYAPEPDPETALRVMHYFARGLAERYRVPVEPEAVRRAVALTANYVLNDQLPAKALKVLTAACEGADYDRRQLGRPVERVTADDVVRVVSDRTGIPADTLRGVADRTDYAAALGEVVFGQDHAVREVATELGLIKAGMTDPTKPASVLLLLGQTGTGKTEMAKALARFYSTSKRLKTYTLGNCVEAHSVATIIGVPPGYVGSDRGGRLVTELNADPYGVFLLDEADKAHPDVLQPFLNLFDEGWVTDQRGAKAHAQKSIFVLTTNVGQRMIADMHKEGKTVEEIATRMKEALGQIRHGKSDRPVFTPEFLARIKRVIVFRPLDAAAMAGIARKQAAELRRSWAEGRNKRLELPDPLVAYVGAAARRLDERANGKEGGRVVRKLVAEWIEAPLQRAMAADPEGYRRAAAVVIACDPPADPAADQPYPPPEVTVRFEPTDPPSTVVRDS, encoded by the coding sequence GTGGGCAAGTCGACCCTCGTCGCCGAGTTCGCCCGCCGGGCCGCGCACGACCGCGGGTTCCTCGCGGCCAAGCGGGTGCTGGCCGTGGACGCGCGGCACACGCCCCCGACGAGGCCCGCGCCCAAGCTGACCGCCGTCCTCGAGCACACCGCCCCGCACGCCGACCTGGTCGTCTGCCTCGACGGCCTGCACGAACTGCTCCTCCCCGCCCACCGCGAGTCCAACCGGCCCGTCCTCCTGGCCGCGCTGGCCCGCGCCCGGTGCCACCTGGTCGCCCCCCTGACGCCCCGCGAGTTCGACGACCTGGCCCCCGACGACCCCGCCTTTGCCGAGTTCTTCAGCGTCGTGTACGCTCCCGAGCCGGACCCCGAAACCGCCCTGCGGGTCATGCACTACTTCGCCCGCGGGCTGGCCGAGCGGTACCGCGTGCCCGTCGAACCCGAGGCCGTCCGCCGGGCCGTGGCCCTGACCGCCAACTACGTGCTCAACGACCAGCTCCCGGCCAAGGCGCTCAAGGTGCTCACCGCCGCGTGCGAGGGCGCCGACTACGACCGCCGCCAGCTCGGCCGCCCGGTCGAACGGGTCACCGCCGACGACGTGGTGCGGGTGGTGTCCGACCGCACCGGCATCCCGGCCGACACCCTGCGCGGGGTCGCCGACCGCACCGACTACGCCGCCGCCCTCGGTGAAGTGGTGTTCGGCCAGGACCACGCGGTCCGCGAGGTGGCGACTGAGCTGGGGCTCATTAAGGCCGGGATGACCGACCCGACCAAGCCGGCCTCGGTGCTCCTGCTGCTGGGCCAGACGGGCACGGGCAAGACCGAGATGGCGAAGGCGCTGGCCCGGTTCTACTCGACGTCCAAGCGGCTCAAGACGTACACCCTGGGCAACTGCGTCGAGGCCCACAGTGTGGCCACCATCATCGGGGTGCCGCCCGGGTACGTGGGCAGCGACCGGGGCGGGCGGCTGGTGACCGAGCTGAACGCCGACCCGTACGGGGTGTTCCTGCTGGACGAGGCGGACAAGGCCCACCCGGACGTGCTCCAGCCGTTCCTCAACCTGTTCGACGAGGGCTGGGTGACGGACCAGCGGGGCGCGAAGGCGCACGCCCAGAAGTCGATCTTCGTGCTCACCACCAACGTGGGCCAGCGGATGATCGCCGACATGCACAAGGAGGGGAAGACGGTCGAGGAGATCGCCACGCGGATGAAGGAGGCGCTGGGGCAGATCCGGCACGGGAAGTCGGACCGGCCGGTGTTCACCCCGGAGTTCCTGGCCCGGATCAAGCGGGTCATCGTGTTCCGCCCGCTGGACGCGGCGGCGATGGCCGGGATCGCCCGCAAGCAGGCGGCCGAACTGCGCCGGAGCTGGGCCGAGGGCCGCAACAAGCGGCTGGAGCTGCCCGACCCGCTGGTCGCGTACGTGGGGGCCGCGGCCCGGCGCCTGGACGAGCGGGCCAACGGCAAGGAGGGCGGGCGGGTGGTGCGGAAGCTGGTGGCCGAGTGGATCGAGGCCCCGCTCCAGCGGGCGATGGCGGCCGACCCCGAGGGGTACCGCCGGGCGGCCGCGGTCGTGATCGCGTGCGACCCGCCCGCCGATCCGGCCGCCGATCAGCCGTACCCGCCGCCGGAGGTGACCGTCCGGTTTGAGCCGACCGATCCGCCGTCAACGGTGGTTCGGGATTCGTGA
- a CDS encoding glycosyltransferase, which produces MSLEVVRTDPNVQHYETFAMLEIERLAKQEWVHDPILYLHTKGVSAPHDLGKKWWRLVMQEHLVRRWREHIPHLHSGYDAVGVNWHTHGEQHFSGTFWLASPDWIRRLPDFVAYHHAKGLTRYSCEMWIGAAQWCRAYSLACAGHDFCNPDYDFFALLPDWSQWAAERAEVVTWSREQAERERLPGPSLVVSFADSTDQFPTFRDAARVVARLDLLAHDATDRHGLVVPPSAEQARSILDFVRGNKRSPFIVMQCEKGIGRSRAAAAGVLWCRGEKQRAQAIMDMGTHNRALCRYICEAGGCPLPAEELVSVVARVKYSPDRLLGLILCLQRQRHQNWELVAVTDGPDLAAVELVESIAARGEKRVRVIVTPEPRGRWGHPYRQVGIDAAKGDWIALTNDDNYYVPGWLEQMLIAGRDADVVLCDTLHSYFGWRVYPTGPQPGGADLGCCMARAAVARAVPWPGDDPLADGRFIQSLAAQAGSRLGHVSRPLFVHN; this is translated from the coding sequence GTGTCCCTGGAGGTCGTTCGGACGGATCCGAATGTCCAACACTACGAAACCTTTGCGATGCTAGAAATCGAGCGGCTGGCGAAGCAGGAGTGGGTTCACGACCCGATCCTTTACCTCCACACAAAGGGGGTGAGCGCGCCCCACGACCTGGGGAAGAAGTGGTGGCGTCTGGTGATGCAGGAGCACTTGGTAAGACGATGGCGAGAGCACATCCCCCACCTGCACTCTGGCTACGACGCAGTGGGCGTGAACTGGCACACGCACGGCGAACAGCACTTCTCCGGTACGTTCTGGTTGGCGTCTCCCGATTGGATCCGACGCCTACCTGATTTTGTTGCCTACCACCACGCCAAGGGGCTCACCAGGTACTCGTGCGAGATGTGGATCGGTGCGGCGCAATGGTGCCGGGCCTACAGTCTCGCTTGCGCCGGGCACGACTTCTGCAACCCGGACTATGATTTCTTCGCCCTCCTGCCCGATTGGTCCCAGTGGGCAGCTGAGCGGGCCGAGGTCGTCACCTGGAGTCGCGAACAGGCCGAGCGCGAGCGCCTGCCGGGGCCTTCGCTCGTCGTGTCGTTTGCGGACAGCACGGATCAATTCCCGACGTTCCGTGACGCGGCCCGGGTCGTCGCGCGTCTCGACCTGTTGGCCCATGATGCGACGGACCGGCACGGCCTGGTGGTTCCCCCCAGTGCCGAGCAAGCTCGGTCCATACTGGACTTCGTTCGTGGTAACAAACGGTCGCCTTTCATCGTGATGCAGTGCGAGAAGGGGATCGGCCGGAGCCGAGCGGCGGCGGCGGGTGTCTTGTGGTGCCGCGGCGAGAAGCAGCGGGCGCAGGCGATCATGGACATGGGAACACACAACCGCGCCCTGTGTCGGTACATCTGTGAGGCAGGAGGCTGCCCGCTGCCGGCGGAAGAGTTGGTGTCGGTTGTCGCGAGAGTCAAGTACAGTCCCGATCGCCTCCTGGGTCTGATTCTCTGCTTACAGCGGCAACGGCATCAAAATTGGGAACTGGTGGCGGTGACTGATGGTCCCGATCTTGCGGCCGTGGAACTGGTCGAGTCGATCGCAGCCAGGGGTGAGAAGCGGGTGCGGGTGATCGTGACACCCGAGCCCCGGGGCCGATGGGGACACCCGTATCGTCAGGTCGGGATCGACGCCGCAAAGGGGGATTGGATCGCTCTCACCAACGATGATAACTATTATGTCCCAGGCTGGCTCGAGCAGATGCTGATCGCCGGGCGTGATGCTGATGTGGTTCTGTGTGACACGCTGCACAGCTATTTCGGCTGGAGAGTTTACCCCACCGGCCCGCAGCCGGGCGGGGCCGACCTCGGCTGCTGCATGGCCCGCGCGGCTGTTGCGCGGGCCGTTCCGTGGCCGGGAGATGATCCGCTCGCAGACGGTCGGTTTATCCAGAGTCTGGCGGCCCAAGCCGGTTCGCGGCTCGGGCACGTGTCCCGTCCATTGTTCGTTCACAACTAG
- a CDS encoding glycosyltransferase: MPPPSFLYRGLACQQHPAVPGVMARVLADLRPARVLEIGTAEGGFAPCLRDALDGSGLTAVPVLSYDLVARGGHAAVRAAGVDVRVQPVFGPSHRAVDARVAEYVRSPGPSLVLCDGGQKIKEFAALAPLLKTGDVIGAHDYAPNWDHFVRHVRGRTWDRLAFTDAAAVGPAATCGLTSWRPDDLGPVNWLWMRKTAAGRPALAPHPSGVTVCLATIPPRRTLLLRALESVASQTVRPEAVVVVCDYGREGAARTKTRTLEQVRTQWVTFLDDDDQMFPHHVELLLNHARASGADVAYSSAEVVAPDGRVLPNAEGWGRYGLPFDAQRLREISYIQTPALMRTERARSVGGFAAIGDSPHDEWNMYRAILDAGGTFSHLPRRTWRWHHWGGNTGGKAP; the protein is encoded by the coding sequence GTGCCGCCACCGTCGTTCCTCTACCGCGGCCTCGCGTGCCAGCAGCACCCGGCGGTGCCGGGCGTCATGGCACGCGTGCTGGCGGACCTGCGGCCCGCGCGCGTACTCGAAATCGGGACGGCCGAGGGCGGGTTCGCCCCCTGCCTGCGGGACGCCCTCGACGGGTCGGGACTGACCGCGGTCCCGGTCCTATCGTACGACCTTGTGGCCCGGGGCGGTCACGCCGCGGTCCGGGCGGCCGGGGTCGATGTCCGGGTCCAGCCCGTGTTCGGCCCGTCCCACCGAGCGGTCGACGCGCGGGTCGCCGAGTACGTCCGTTCGCCGGGGCCGTCCCTGGTGCTCTGCGACGGGGGCCAGAAGATCAAGGAGTTCGCGGCCCTCGCCCCGCTCCTCAAGACCGGTGACGTGATCGGGGCCCACGACTACGCCCCGAACTGGGACCACTTCGTGCGGCACGTGCGGGGCCGGACCTGGGACCGCCTGGCGTTCACGGACGCGGCGGCGGTGGGACCGGCGGCGACGTGCGGGCTCACGTCGTGGCGGCCCGACGATCTGGGTCCCGTCAACTGGTTGTGGATGCGCAAAACGGCAGCCGGTCGGCCCGCACTGGCCCCGCACCCGAGCGGCGTCACCGTCTGTCTGGCAACGATCCCGCCCCGCCGCACTCTGCTGCTGCGCGCGCTCGAGAGCGTCGCGAGCCAGACGGTGCGGCCCGAGGCGGTCGTGGTCGTGTGCGACTACGGCCGCGAGGGGGCGGCTCGGACCAAGACCCGGACGCTGGAACAGGTGCGGACGCAATGGGTGACGTTCCTGGACGACGACGACCAGATGTTCCCGCACCACGTGGAACTGCTCCTGAACCACGCACGGGCGTCCGGCGCGGACGTGGCGTACTCGTCGGCCGAAGTGGTGGCCCCGGACGGGCGGGTGCTGCCCAACGCCGAGGGGTGGGGGCGGTACGGGCTGCCGTTCGACGCGCAGCGCCTGCGGGAGATCAGCTACATCCAGACCCCGGCCCTGATGCGCACCGAACGCGCCCGCTCGGTCGGCGGGTTCGCCGCGATCGGCGATTCGCCGCACGACGAGTGGAACATGTACCGCGCCATCCTGGACGCGGGTGGCACGTTCTCGCACCTCCCAAGACGGACGTGGCGGTGGCACCACTGGGGCGGAAACACCGGCGGCAAGGCGCCCTGA
- a CDS encoding glycosyltransferase family 92 protein, whose protein sequence is MHYLSVCAIVRNEARYLPEWVEFHRLVGVEHFYVYDDDSEVPVAVSLAAQIAAGYVTVEAVPGRGQHMQVYNRHGEQRRYDSMWTAFIDGDEFLVPHEGDDLRPLLSEFESEYAGLVVNWQVFGTSGHLLRPTGLLTEVMTHKLPVHAEINRHVKSIIQTTKLRHFPHPHRPVMHDGCHLCNEHRTYAPGPWLDVSVDRVQINHYYAKSLLDWGDKMRRGYADGSPPQHLWGVYDVDAACAEHDACAVRFADRLRARLC, encoded by the coding sequence ATGCATTACCTGAGCGTCTGTGCGATCGTCCGCAACGAGGCCCGCTACCTGCCCGAGTGGGTCGAGTTCCACCGCCTCGTCGGGGTCGAGCACTTCTACGTATACGACGACGACAGCGAGGTGCCGGTCGCGGTGTCGCTGGCCGCGCAGATCGCGGCCGGGTACGTCACCGTCGAGGCGGTTCCCGGGCGCGGGCAGCACATGCAGGTGTACAACCGGCACGGGGAGCAGAGACGGTACGACAGCATGTGGACCGCGTTCATCGACGGCGACGAGTTCCTCGTCCCCCACGAGGGGGACGACCTCCGGCCCCTGCTGAGTGAGTTCGAGAGCGAGTACGCGGGCCTGGTCGTTAACTGGCAGGTGTTCGGCACCAGCGGCCACTTGCTCCGCCCGACGGGGCTGCTCACGGAGGTGATGACCCACAAGCTGCCGGTGCACGCCGAAATCAACCGGCACGTCAAGTCGATCATCCAGACCACGAAATTGCGTCACTTCCCCCACCCGCACCGGCCCGTGATGCACGACGGGTGCCACCTGTGCAACGAGCACCGGACGTACGCCCCGGGGCCGTGGCTGGACGTGAGCGTGGACCGGGTCCAGATCAACCACTACTACGCAAAATCGCTGCTGGACTGGGGCGACAAGATGCGGCGCGGGTACGCGGACGGGTCCCCACCGCAGCACCTCTGGGGCGTCTACGACGTCGACGCGGCGTGCGCCGAACACGACGCCTGCGCCGTTCGGTTCGCGGACCGGCTCCGCGCCCGGCTCTGCTAA